One part of the Leclercia sp. LSNIH1 genome encodes these proteins:
- the astA gene encoding arginine N-succinyltransferase produces the protein MMVIRPIERGDLSALMQLAGKTGGGLTSLPVDENTLSARIERSIETWQGTLPKGEQGYVFVLEDTVTGTVAGICAIEVAVGLNDPWYNYRVGTLVHASKELNVYNALPTLFLSNDHTGSSELCSLFLDPEWRKEGNGYLLSKSRFLFMAAFRDRFNEKVVAEMRGVIDETGFSPFWKSLGERFFSMEFSKADYLCGTGQKAFIAELMPKHPIYTHFLSPEAQAVIGEVHPHTAPARAVLEKEGFRYRNYVDIFDGGPTLECDIDRVRAIRKSRLVEVAEGQPAPGEFPACLVANEQYDSYRATLIRVDPECERLVLTAAQLDALKCCAGDRIRMVRLCPEEKTV, from the coding sequence ATGATGGTCATCCGTCCCATTGAGCGCGGGGATCTCTCCGCCCTCATGCAGCTTGCCGGTAAGACGGGAGGCGGGCTGACCTCGCTTCCCGTTGACGAAAACACGCTCTCGGCGCGCATTGAGCGCTCCATCGAGACCTGGCAAGGGACGCTGCCGAAAGGCGAACAGGGCTACGTGTTTGTGCTGGAAGATACCGTTACCGGCACCGTGGCGGGGATCTGCGCCATTGAGGTGGCGGTAGGCCTGAACGATCCCTGGTATAACTACCGAGTGGGCACCCTGGTGCATGCCTCGAAAGAGCTGAACGTCTACAACGCACTGCCCACGCTGTTTCTCAGTAACGATCACACCGGCAGCAGCGAGCTCTGCTCTCTGTTTCTCGACCCGGAGTGGCGCAAAGAGGGCAACGGCTATCTGCTCTCCAAATCGCGCTTTCTGTTTATGGCCGCCTTCCGCGATCGCTTTAACGAAAAAGTGGTTGCCGAGATGCGCGGCGTCATCGACGAAACAGGCTTCTCGCCGTTCTGGAAAAGCCTGGGCGAGCGCTTCTTCTCCATGGAGTTCAGCAAGGCGGACTACCTGTGCGGCACCGGGCAGAAAGCTTTTATCGCCGAGTTGATGCCAAAACATCCCATCTACACCCATTTCCTCAGCCCCGAGGCGCAGGCGGTAATTGGCGAGGTCCATCCGCATACCGCGCCGGCCCGCGCGGTGCTGGAAAAAGAGGGCTTCCGCTACCGTAACTATGTCGACATCTTCGACGGCGGCCCGACGCTGGAGTGTGATATCGACCGGGTGCGGGCGATCCGCAAAAGCCGTCTGGTGGAGGTGGCCGAGGGGCAGCCCGCGCCGGGTGAGTTTCCGGCCTGCCTGGTGGCGAACGAACAATATGACAGCTATCGCGCCACGCTGATCCGCGTGGACCCCGAATGTGAACGTCTGGTGCTGACCGCAGCGCAACTGGATGCCCTGAAATGTTGCGCTGGCGATCGTATTCGCATGGTGCGTCTGTGCCCCGAGGAGAAAACGGTATGA
- the xthA gene encoding exodeoxyribonuclease III yields the protein MKFVSFNINGLRARPHQLQAIVEKHQPDVIGLQETKVHDDMFPLEEVAKLGYNVFYHGQKGHYGVALLTKAAPVSVRRGFPGDNEESQRRIIMAEVPSPLGNVTVINGYFPQGESRDHPLKFPAKEKFYQDLQSLLETELQKDHPVLIMGDMNISPTDLDIGIGEESRKRWLRGGKCSFLPEEREWMGRLLGWGLVDTFRNANPETHDRFSWFDYRSKGFDDNRGLRIDLLLASSPLAERCIETGIDYEIRSMEKPSDHAPVWATFDVK from the coding sequence ATGAAATTTGTCTCTTTTAATATCAACGGCCTGCGCGCCCGCCCTCATCAACTCCAGGCTATCGTTGAAAAACATCAGCCTGACGTCATTGGCCTGCAGGAGACAAAAGTTCACGACGATATGTTCCCCCTCGAAGAGGTGGCAAAACTGGGTTACAACGTCTTTTATCACGGCCAGAAAGGTCACTACGGCGTGGCCCTGCTGACCAAAGCGGCGCCTGTCTCGGTACGTCGCGGTTTCCCGGGGGATAACGAAGAGTCCCAGCGCCGTATCATCATGGCGGAAGTGCCCTCCCCGCTGGGTAATGTCACCGTGATCAACGGTTACTTTCCCCAGGGCGAGAGCCGCGACCATCCGCTGAAATTCCCGGCCAAAGAGAAGTTCTACCAGGATCTGCAGTCATTGCTGGAAACGGAGCTGCAAAAAGATCATCCGGTGCTGATCATGGGCGATATGAACATCAGCCCGACCGATCTGGACATCGGTATCGGGGAAGAGAGCCGTAAGCGCTGGCTGCGCGGCGGGAAATGTTCTTTCCTGCCGGAAGAGCGCGAGTGGATGGGGCGTCTGCTGGGCTGGGGTCTGGTGGATACCTTCCGCAACGCCAACCCGGAAACCCACGATCGCTTCTCGTGGTTTGACTACCGCTCTAAAGGTTTTGATGATAACCGCGGCCTGCGCATTGACCTGCTGCTGGCAAGCAGCCCGCTGGCGGAGCGCTGCATCGAAACCGGGATCGACTATGAGATCCGTAGCATGGAAAAACCGTCCGACCATGCCCCAGTCTGGGCGACCTTCGACGTGAAATAA
- the astC gene encoding succinylornithine/acetylornithine transaminase: MSLSITRENFDEWMMPVYAPAAFIPVRGEGSRLWDQQGKEYIDFAGGIAVNALGHAHPALRQALNDQAAKFWHTGNGYTNEPALRLAKKLIDATFAEKVFFCNSGAEANEAALKLARKYAHDNFGSHKSGIVAFKNAFHGRTLFTVSAGGQPSYSQDFAPLPPDIRHAVYNDLQSASELIDESTCAVIVEPMQGEGGVVPADKAFLQGLRELCDRHNAVLIFDEVQTGVGRTGELYAYMHYGVTPDVLSTAKALGGGFPVGAMLTTDKFARVMTVGTHGTTYGGNPLASAVAGQVLDIINTPEVLNGVKQRHDWFVERLQAINSKTGLFKEIRGLGLLIGCVLTDEFAGKAKLISQEAAKAGVMVLIAGANVVRFAPALVVSEEEVRTGLDRFALACEQVKSGVSS; the protein is encoded by the coding sequence ATGTCTCTGTCAATTACGCGTGAAAACTTTGATGAATGGATGATGCCGGTTTACGCCCCGGCGGCTTTTATTCCGGTACGGGGAGAGGGCTCGCGCCTGTGGGATCAGCAGGGCAAAGAGTATATCGACTTTGCTGGGGGCATTGCGGTTAACGCCCTGGGACATGCCCATCCGGCGCTGCGTCAGGCGCTGAACGACCAGGCGGCAAAGTTCTGGCATACCGGGAATGGCTACACCAACGAGCCCGCGCTGCGCCTGGCGAAAAAACTGATCGACGCCACCTTTGCGGAAAAAGTGTTCTTCTGTAACTCAGGCGCTGAGGCCAACGAAGCGGCACTGAAGCTGGCGCGTAAATATGCCCACGACAATTTTGGCAGCCACAAAAGCGGCATCGTCGCCTTCAAAAATGCCTTCCACGGCCGCACCCTGTTTACCGTCAGCGCGGGCGGGCAACCCTCTTACTCCCAGGATTTCGCGCCGCTGCCGCCGGATATCCGCCACGCGGTCTATAACGATCTGCAGTCCGCCAGCGAGCTGATAGATGAGTCCACCTGCGCGGTGATCGTCGAGCCGATGCAGGGCGAAGGCGGCGTTGTGCCTGCCGACAAAGCGTTCCTGCAGGGGCTGCGCGAGCTGTGCGATCGCCACAACGCGGTGCTGATTTTCGATGAAGTCCAGACCGGCGTCGGCCGCACCGGTGAGCTCTATGCCTATATGCACTACGGCGTGACGCCGGATGTGCTCTCCACCGCCAAAGCGCTGGGCGGCGGCTTCCCGGTCGGGGCAATGCTCACCACCGATAAATTTGCCCGGGTGATGACCGTCGGCACCCACGGTACCACCTACGGCGGCAACCCGCTGGCATCGGCGGTGGCCGGTCAGGTGCTGGATATCATCAACACGCCGGAAGTACTGAACGGCGTGAAGCAGCGTCACGACTGGTTTGTTGAGCGTCTTCAGGCCATCAACAGCAAAACCGGCCTGTTTAAAGAGATTCGCGGCCTGGGGCTGCTGATTGGCTGCGTGCTCACGGATGAATTCGCCGGAAAAGCTAAACTCATTTCACAGGAAGCGGCAAAAGCGGGCGTGATGGTGTTGATCGCCGGGGCTAACGTGGTGCGCTTCGCGCCTGCGCTGGTTGTCAGCGAAGAAGAGGTGCGGACCGGGTTAGATCGCTTTGCGCTGGCCTGCGAACAGGTGAAGTCCGGGGTGTCATCATGA